GGCGCGGGCCAGCGAGTCGTCGGTGCTGTGGTCGTCGACCACGATCACCTCCAACGGCTGGTACGTCTGGGCGAGGGCGGCGTCGACGCACTTGCCGATCGAGTTGGCGTAGTTGTAGTTCGGAATGATCACCGAGACCAGCGGGTTGGTGGTCGGGGTCGTCATCGCGGAGTTCTCCTCATCAACGAGCGGGTAAGGGACCGGGGTGGGGGACCGGGCCGCCGGCGGGGCGACCCGGTCCGGGCCACCGGTCAGGGAACGAGATCGAGTACGGCCGGGTACTGGCTGACCAGCAGGGTGCCGCCGAGCAGTACGCCCCAGAGCAGCGAGTTGACGAGCATGGCCCGGTCCCGCAGCAGCACCCGGGTCGGTTCGCCGCCGTCGCCGTCGACCACGACGACCTGGAGGTAGCGGGCCATCGCGAACATCGCGAACGGCATCGAGCCGACCAGCGCCAACGCCTGGTACGGGGTGGGAACGGTGGCCTGCACGTGGCCGAGGAACCCGCTGACGGTCACCGCGGCGCAGAGCACGATCAGCAGATCGAGGTACTGCACCGAGTAGCCGGCCAGCGCGGGCCGGTGGGAGCTGCCACCGACGGCCATCTCGTGTCGCCGCTTGCCCAGGATGAGCAGCAGGCAGAGGGCGAACACGGAGATCAGCAGCCAGCTGGAGACGGCCACCTGAGCGGCCAGGTACCCCTGCGTGATGCGCAGCAGGAACCCGCCGGCGACCACCAGCACGTCCAGCAGGGGCACGTGCTTCAGGCCCCGGCTGTAGGCCACGTTGAGCGCCAGGTACACCGCCAACGGCCACCACGGGAACGCCGGCCCGAAGGACACCGCCGCGACCAGCGCGACGCCGATCAGACCACCGAAGGTGTACGCCGCCGGCACGCTCACCCGGCCGGAGGCGACCGGCCGGTGCCGTTTGGTGGGGTGGGCCCGGTCGCGGTGCCGGTCGTAGACGTCGTTCCAGACGTACACCAGGGCGCTGACCATGATGAACAGCAGCACCGCCCAGGCCACCCGGCCGAGCAGGTCGAGGCCGAGCCGGGGGCTGTCGATCAGCACCAGCGGCACCACCAGCAGGTTCTTCGCCCACTGGTGCGGCCGGATCAGGGTGACCAGGTCGCGCAGCGGCGTCCGGTCGGTGGTCGCGCCGGTGACCGCGGTGCGGGCGGCGGTGGCTCCGGTGACACCGACGGCACCGGTACGGCTGACGGGGTTGGTCAGGGTGGACCCGCCGAGGGTGGGCGGATCGACGAGGACAGTCACGGTCTACCTCCGGGTGCCGGGTCAGAAGACGGCCTTGGCCAGTCCGAGAGCGCCCTGCTTCCAGGGGTCCCGGCTGGTCCGGCCGGCCGAGGTCGGTGCGGCGGTGCGGTGGCTGCTCTGCCACCAGCGGTAGGTGCGCAGGATGGCGTCCTGATTGGACAGTCGAGGCGTCCAGCCGAGCACGTCGCGGGCCTTCTCCACGCTCACGTACGAGTCGGCCAGCAGCTTGTGGATCAGCCGCCCGTACACCGGCGAGAGCTTCAGCCGTTGCAGCAGCTCCAGGGCGGCGACGGCGGGCCGGGCCGGTACGGAGACCACCCGTTTGCCGTGGCCGGCGGCGTCCAGCACCGCCTGGAAGTCCTCCCGGATGGTGCCGAACCGGTCTGCGGCGATGTTGAACGTGTCGTTGGCGACGGTGTCCGGCGCGCGCAGCACGGTGCGTACCGCGTCCACCAGGTCGTCGATGGCCAGCATCTGGATCCGGACGTCGCCCCGGCCCAGCACCGGGAAGTTGCGGCCCTCCTCGGCCCACTCGAACAGCATCGAGAAGAGCCCCATCCGGCCGGGACCGAGGAACGTCTTCGGCCGCAGCATCGGCACCAGCAGCCCACGCTCGCGGAACCGCTCGGCCACCTCCTCCGCGCCCGCCTTGGCCCGGCTGTACGGGTCGACCGGCTCGCGCGGGTACCGCTCGGTGGTCGGGACCACCTTCGGCAGCCCGTACACCGCGGTCGAGGAGACGTGCACGACCCGTTCTGCGCCGGCGCGTTCGGCGGCGGCCAGCACCGTCTCGGTGCCGCCGACGATGATCGAGCGGATCTCGTCCTCGGGGTAGCTGGGCAGGGCCGCGGCGGTGTGCACCACCGCGTCCGCGCCGGCCACGGCGGCGCCCACCCCGGCGGTGTCCCGCACGTCGGCGACCAGGTAGTCGACGCCGGGTACCGGCTCGATCGGCTGCCGCACGTCCAGGCTGCGCACCCGCCAGCCGTCGTCGGCCAGGGCCTGGACCAGGTGCCCGCCCAGCATTCCGCTGCCGCCGGTCACCACCACCGTCTTGGCACTCACGTTGTTCACCACAGCGACGACACCTTCTCCTTGACGAAACGGGAGACCAGCCGGGGCAGGCCCTGGGCGAGGGTCTGGTCGAGCCGGTCGACGAAGCGCTCCACGTCGACCGGGTCGACGACCAGTGGGGGACCCACCACCAGCGGATTCTTTCCGTTGAGCGTGTAGTACGTGTATATGTCGTGGTCCCGGTAGAGGGCGTTGACGACCGCGCAGGTGACCAGCTTCGTCCCGAACTGGGGATCGCGGGCCAGGCCGGCCGGGGCGAGCTTGGCGACGGCGTCCAGGGCGCGCGGGGCGTTGAGGAAGACCCCCCACAGCGCACCCGCGCCGCGTACCTCGGAGACCGCGTCGGGGTGCTCCTTGGCGATCCGGGCCAGCCCCGGGGCGAGAATCCGTTCGATGTCGCGCGCCCGGGCCGGGAAGTCCTCCTCCACCGCCACGTTGATCGCCTCGATCGCGGTGGCGGTCTCCTCGCCGAAGCCGTAGTAGGTGGTGCTGGTGCTCTGCAACAGGGCGTCGTTGAAGCTCTCGTACGCCTTGTGGAAGATCGGCCGACGGGCCACGTACGCCGAGATCGAGGACTTGCCGCCGCCGAAGGACTTCGAGGTGGTCACCACGTCCGGGATCAGCCCCGGGTAGCGCATGAAGTAGAACATCGAGCCGGTCTTGCCCCACCCGGTGTAGATCTCGTCGAAGATCAGGACGATCTCCTCCCGGGTGCACAGCTCCCGCACCCCGCGCAGGAACTCCTCCGAGCACCACCGCATCGTCGAGGCGCTGAACGGCTCGATCAGCAGGGCGTACACGTCGCTTCGGCCCCGCCGGTCCCGGCTGGCGTCCACCGCCGCCCGGACCGAGGCCAGGTCGTCGTAGCCGAAGCTGACCACGCCCGGGATGCCGGGGAAGGCGAAGTGGTTCTGGGCGCTGCCGGTCAGGCTGCCCGAGCCGAGCAGCTTGCCGTGGAAGCTGATGTCGCTGCGCAGGATCGTGTTGCGCCGGCCGCCGTGGTACTTGTAGGCCAGCTTGACCGCGCCCTCGACCGCCTCCGCGCCGGAGTTCGGCAGGAACGACATGTCCAGGTCGCCGGGGAGCACCTCGGCCAGGTTGTGTGAGAGCGCGGCCAGGTACGGCGAGAAGTAGGTCTTGTGGACCTCCATCCGCTGCCGGGCCTGGAAGCGCTGGCGGGCGGCGAGGATGCGCGGGTGGTTGTGGCCGTGGCTGAGCACCCCGACCCCGCCGGTGAAGTCCAGGATGGCCCGCCCGTCGCGGGTGTGGATGTAGGCGCCCTGGGCGTGGTCGGCCAGCTCCCGGCCGAAGCCGAACGAGGTCATCAGGCTGACCTGGCTCTTGTTCACGTACTTGCGGTACAGGTTCTGCACCTGGTCGATCGAGAGCTGCTCGGCCGCGTCGACCGTGTAGAGCTTCGCCATGGTGGGTCCCTTCAGGATGGGTGAGGAGGGGGATTCAGCTGGTGGTGGGGGTGGGGGTGAGTCGGGCGGTCGCGGGCCGCGTCGCCCGCTCCCGCAGGGCGACGGCGGCCAGCGCCGTGCCGGCGGTGAGGATCTCGGCGAGGGTGGTGAGCACCCGGCTGGCGATCGCCGCGGTGACCGCCGCCGGCAGCGGCAGCACCGTGGCCAGGGCGGCGACCACGATCACCTCGCGGACCCCGGCGCCGTCCGGCACGAACAGGGCGAGCGTGCCGGCGGTGGTGGCCAGGGCGAACGCGCCGACGGCCACCGGCAGGGCGGTCCCGGCCTCCGCGCCGAGCAGGACCGCGAGGACCCACAGGTGCACGCCGGAGAGCACCCAGGACAGGCTCTGGTACCCGATCGAGCGCCGGACGTCGGCCGGCCGGGTGAGCGTGGCCGGGGGCGGCCGGCGGGTCACCCGGGCGGCCAGCGCGACCAGGGTGTCGATCACCCCGGGCCGGACGACCAGCACCGCCAGCAGCGCGACCGGGACGAGCAGCCAGGCCAGCCCGGTGCCGAGCACGGCCGGCGCGACCAGCAACCCCACCGCCCCGCCGGTCAGCATCACCACGACCAGGTTCACCAGGTACGTGCCGGCCATCCGGACCCGGCTGACGCCGGCCTGCTCGCCGAGGCGCAGCTGGGCCAGCAGCCCCCAGAGCCGGCCGGGCACGAACTTGCCGAGGAAGCCGACGAAGAACATCCGGATCCCGGCCCCGGTCGGCACCGGAGCGCCGAGGGCCGCCAGGGTCAGCGTCCAGGCACGGGTGCCGCAGAGCAGCCCCACCGCCGTGACCACCAGCGCGGCGAACAACCAGCCGGCGGTCTCCGGGCGCAGCAGCCGGCCCAGGGCCGACCACTGCTGTCCGCGCAGGGCCACCGTGACCCCGCCGACCACCGCCGCCACGAAGGCCACCGTCAGCACCGGCCGCAGCACCCGCCGCCAGCGGTGCCGGCCGCCCGGTCCGCCCGGCGCGTTCGTCGCCTCCGCCGTCGGGCCGGCGTCGCGTCCGCCCGCGTTCGTCGCCGGGGCCGTGCCGGGCCCGCCCGGCGCGTTCATCGGCGGGCCTCGGCCAGGCTCAGCGGCTGCGGCGTGGCCGTGCCGCGCAACCGGGTGAGCAGACCGACCGCCGCGCCGGCCACGATGGCCAGCTGGGCGACCAGGTGCACGCCGACGAAGTACGCCAGGAAGGCCGACCCGCGCTCGCGACGGACGAAGGGCAGCAGCCCCGGGTCGGCCAGCAGGAACAGCCCGAAGCAGACCACCGGTACCGCCCAGAGCGCCGGGTGCACCAGCCCCAACGGCAGGCTGAGCAGCACCAACGGGGCGACCAGCACACCCAGGGCGGGATTGACCGCGACACTGCCGGCGCGCATCCGGTGCGACCCGGCGAACGCCGCCAGCGGCAGCGACCGGCGGTACTGCTCCCGCAGCATCGCGCGGAACCCGGCGCAGTCGTCGTGCCGGCCGACCACCGTGTCGGTGAGCCGGATCCCGGCCACCCGCACCAGCCGGTCGCTGTACTCGACGTCCTCGGCGTCGCGCAGTCCCTCGTGGAACCGGCCGGCCGCGGCGAACACCGAGCGGCGCACCGCGGCCAGCGCGAAGACGGCGGTGCTGACCCGGCCGACGCTGCGCCGCCGCCACCAGTGCGCGTGCAGGACCTTGTAGTGCTCGATCGGCCCGTCGTCGTACAGCGGCCGGGTGTCGTAGGTGCCGTGCACGCAGCCGCACTCCGGGTCGGCCGCCAGCACCGCCAGCGCGTTGGCGATCGCGTCGGGGCGCAACGCCACGTCGGAGTCGACGAAGAAGAGGATCTCGCCGGTCGCCTCCCGGGCGCCGATGTTGCGGGCCGCCGACACGCCCTTGTTGCCGCCGCCGGCGACGATCCGGCACGGGTAGCGCGCCGCGATCTCCCTCGACCGGTCGGTGGAGCCGTCGTCGACGACGATCACCTCGTACGGCCGGTGCGTCTGGGCGAACACGGCGTCCAGGCACGCGCCGAGCGTTTTCTCGTAGTTGTAGTTCGGCACGATCACCGACACCGTCTGCTCATCAGCGGCCATTCGGCCTCTCCCTTTCACGACCGACGTCGGTTGTGACGTCCAGGAACTCCGATGTCGATGACGTTAGGCAGCCGTCGATCCCCGGCCAAGGTGGCGAATCCTTTTCCGGTGCCGATCTCCTCGAAGGTGGCAAGGGCGACTACGACCAAAAGCGCATTCCTGCGGCGTACCCGGAATGGTGCGCGTGGAGCGCGCACAGAAAGGCACCCGGTACGCCAGTCGGCGTACCGGGTGCCTTCGTTCGGTGGGTTGCTCTCAGTTGCGTTGGGTGAGGCGCAGCAGCATCGGCGGGCAGTCGTCGGCGGTGCTCAGCAGGAACCGCCGGGCCCGCCGCAGGCCCGCGCGCCACCGGGTGGGCAGCGACCGGGGTGGGGTCGGTGACGTGGCCGGCTCCGGCGGGGCGAGCCCGGTCCCCGACGCCGCCACCGAAGGCCGGGCGTCGACGGGCCGGACCGGCCCGGGTGCGGTGGTAACCGCGGGTCGCAGTTGGGTAGTGGTCACGGTTGCTCCTTCCAGTTGCGTTGTCGGCATCCGGTGGCGGTCACACCTCCGCCAGCCGGCCCCGGGCAAGGTCGTCCCAGCGCAGCGCCTGCGAGGTGAGACCGAGCCGGTGGTGGCAGTCGGTAAGCACGGCGAAGGCCACCGGGTCGTAGGGGTCGACGTCGATCGCCCGACGGTTCCAGTGGATCGCCGTCCACCAGTCGCCGGTGGTCAGGGCCAGGTCGCTGAGGTACCGCAGCGCCTGCAGGGCCCGGGTCCGGCACCACTCCCGTTCCGTCACCACCCACTGGGCGTCCTGCGTGGGCAGCAGGGGGCCCTGGTAGACCGCCACCGCGCGATGGAAGTGCTCGGCGGCCGCGGCGTGGTTGCCGGCGGCGACGGCGGCCTCGGCGTTGGCGATCCACCTGCCGAACGTGGTGACGTCGATCCGCAGCTCGTCGGCGCGCAGCAGGTAGCCACCGTCGACCGAGCAGATCTGCACCGGCGTCGGTCGGCCGGCCGGGCCGCCGAGCGCCCGCCGCGCGCCGTGCACCGCGGCCTTCACCGAGGTGGTACCCGCCGACGGCGGCAGGTGCGGCCAGAGTGCCTCACGCAGCGTGTCCCGGCTGACCGGCCGCCCGACGTGCAGCAGCAGGTACTGCACCAGTGCCCGGGACCGACCGGCCCGCCAGTTCGTCACGGGATTGCCATGAATGGTGATCTGGAAGCCGCCGAACAGTTCGGCGGTCGACGATTCTGCGTGGTACGACATGAGGACTCCGCTGTGCTCCGTGGTTGGCTGGGTGGGAGCGACAGGTCGACCATAAATTGCGTGCGTCGCGGCGGGCAGGTAGCGGGTGTTGTCCGGGGTGGGGAAGTAGCGTTTGGTAGTGCCACCCCTGCGACCTAGGTCGTAGTCCGGGTTGGTGGCTCGGATGAACCGGAAAAGGTGTGGCGGCCTCACGATGTTTCACATGACCTACTCGGTGAATGGGCTCGACCGGTACTTCCGGGTCGACGGCCCGGTCCGGCCGGCGGTGCCGGCGTTGGCAGCCATCGCCCAGGGCGGTGGCCAGGTGGTGGCGAGTTGGCGGGAGGCCCGCCCGGTCGTCCAGGTCATCTTCCAGTTGCGGTTCTTCGCCGGTGCCGCGGTGGCCGCTCCGCACGCCGTGGTGACCCGCCCCGGGGCGCTGCTGCTGGGCTCGCTCGCCTGGCTCTGCGCGACCTGGTTCGTCTATCTGCTCAACGGGCTGAACGACCAGGTCGAGGACCGGCGCAACGGTTCGCACCGGCCGTTGGCCACCGGGGCGCTGCCGACCGCCGCCGCCCGTCGGATCGCGGTCGGGCTGGCCGCCGCCGCGCTGCTGCTGGGCGCGGCGGTGTCGCTGCGGCTGGCCGGCCTGGTCGCGGTGATGCTGCTGCTCGGTTGGCTGTACTCGGCCGGTCCGCGCCCGCAGAAGGGCAACATGCTCGGCTTCGTCCTGGTCGTCGCCGCCGGTGGGGTGGTCACCTACCTGGCCGGCAGCGCGGCGGCGGGCGGCCTGTTCGAGCCGGAGCTGGTGGTGCTGATGCTGGCCATGTCGATGTGGATGGCGCTGGCCGGCACCACCAAGGACCTCTCCGACGTCGCCGGTGACCGGGCGGCCGGCCGGCGTACCCTGCCGGTGCTGCTCGGCGACCACGGGGCCCGCCGGCTGATGGCCGCGCTGGTCGCACTGGCCGGCGGGGTGCTGCTGATCGGCGCGCTGCTGGTGACCCCGACGCTGGCCGCGCCGGCGGCCGTGCTCACCGTCGGCGCGACGGCGGTGGTCGGCTGCCTGCTGGCCGGCACCGGGGCGACCGATCGGCGGCGGCAGCGCCGCCCGTACCGGATCTTCATGGTCAGCCAGTACGCCGTTCACCTGACGGTGCTGAGCCAGTTCGTCAACTGACAGCCGACTATTCGTCACACTTCCGTGCCGCCTTGGAAACACGCGTATCGTCGACTGTGGCCGCTGGACCTTGTGGTGCCAGCGGCCATGATCTAATCTGCGCGGCCCACGCGCTACCTGTGGTAATCTCGGGCGTGACAGGGGGGATCCATGGGGAAACCACATGAAATGGGACCTGTGGGTGAGGTCGAGTTGTCCTCAACGGCACGGGAAATTGTCGCCGCTTTCCAGGATTCGCTCCGTCGGCAGGGCAACGAGCTGGTCACCGGCCCCGAGGTCGTGGCGCAGCTCGCGATCCAGGTCCAGTCGGTGCTCGACGACATCGAGGCCCGCCTCTCCGGTGCCGACGCGACCTCGGTGGAGCTGGTAGGTGAGTCCCGACTCTTCAACGTCGACATCGGCGCCGACCGGGCCCGCCGGGGCATCCACCCGGTGCAGTCGCTGCGCGCGGCGACCACCCTCTTCGAGGTCATGCTGCGGATCCTCACCCGCGACCTGCCTCCCACCGACAGCGCCGCCGCGCTCCGGCTCAGCCGGGCGCTGCACGAGGCCATCATGGCCCGGGTCGCGTTGGCCTCACTGTCCTATGTGGGGTTTCTGATGGAGAAGCTCCAGGCCTCCCGGCAGGAGGAACGGACCCGGATCGCCCGGGAGCTGCACGACCGGGTGCTGCACGAGATGGGCCTGACCCTGCACCGGCTGGACCTGCACCGGCACTACGCCGACCGCGATCCGGCGCAGGCCCGGGCGAAGGTCGACGCGGCCATCGAGTCGCTGGACGAGGCGCTGCGCACGGTGCGGACCCTCTCCGCCGAGCTGCGCCGCTCGGTCGGCGAGTACGGCCTGGAGCGCACCCTGCGTGCCTACCTGGAGGCCAACGCGCCGACATCGGTGCAGTTCTCGGTGACCACCACCGGCGACGTCAAGGCGCTCCCGCCCGACGTGTCGGAGGAGCTCTATCTGATCATGCGGGAGGCGGCCCGTAACGCGTTGCGGCACGCCGACCCCGGCCGGCTGGAGCTCTCCATCGACGTGGGTGACGACGCGGTCGCCGCCGCGGTGGTCGACGACGGGGCCGGGTTCGACACCGGTGACCCCGACCGGGCCCGGGGCGGCCTGCCCTCGATGTACGAACGGGCGCTGTTGTTGCACGGCGTCCTGACCCTGACCAGTGCGCCCGGCAGCGGTACCCGCGTCGAGGTGCGAATCCCGTTCTCCGAGGCAGGGCTGTGAGCATTCCCGTACGGTCGCAGATCAGGGTGTGCCTGGCCGACGACCACAACCTGTTGCGTGACGGCATCCGCGAGATGCTCTCCACCGAGCCGGAGTTCGCGGTGGTGGGCGAGGCGTCGTCCGGCCCCGAGGCGCTGGCCATGGTGGCCCGGCTGCGCCCCGAGGTGCTGCTGCTCGACGTGGAGATGCCCGGTCCGGGTGCACGGGCCGTCATCCGCCAGGCCCGGCAGGTGGCGCCGGAGACCCGGGTGATCGTGCTGACGATGCACGACGACCCGGACATGGTGCACGAGTTGCTGGAGGCCGGCGCGGTCGCGTACCTGCTCAAGACGATCCTGCGGGACGACCTGATCGCCGCGGTCCGGTCGGTGGTCCGCCGGCCCAGCCAGAGCGTCCTGCTGGCGGTCTCTCGGGAGACCGTGGAACGGCTGGACCGGCAGAAGCCGCGCACCACGGGCACCCCGCTGACCGCCCGGGAGCTGGAGGTGCTCCGGCTCATCGCGGAGGCGATGAGCAACGCGCAGATCGCCAGCCGGTTGTTCATCACCGAGGCGACCGTCAAGCGGCACCTGACCAACATCTACGCCAAGCTGCACGCCGTGTCCCGGGTGGACGCCATCCGTAAGGCCACGGCCGCCCGGCTGATCAAGCCGATGGACGACCATCCCACCGTCTTCTGAGGGCGGCCCGGCGGGTATGACCGGGGTGTGACCGGAGCTGGCTAGCTTCGGTGGGGTCGGATGTCGACGAGGTGTCGCGGGTGTTGCCGGATCCTCGCCGACCGCCGTCGTCCATGCCGTTGTCCGGGTCCGCACTTCTGGGAGCAGCACATGTTCGGGCGAGAGGAGCTCCGCTACGTCCAACTCGTGGCCACCGAGGCCAGGGAGTTCGCGGTCTGGCCGATCGGTCGACGACCTCCCCGGGGCTGGCGGGTCGTCCCCTTCGCGGGCACCCTCGCCGCCTGTGGTCGCCACGTGGCGGAGCTGCACCACGCGGCGGCGACGCGCAGCGGTGGTGGGCAGGCACCGCAGTCGGCCGGCCACGAGCTGGTCGGGCTGTTGGCCAAGGCCGCCGGGGAGCAGCCGGATGCCGTCGCGCTCTCCGCAGGAGCACTGCGGATGACCTACCGCCAGCTCTGGGAGCACGTCGAGGAGCTGGCCGCACGCCTCGGCGAGGCCGGCGTCGGCCCGGGTGGACGGGTAGCCGTCGTCGGGCGACCGCCCGCGGACCTGGTCGTCGTCGTGGTCGCGGTACTGGTCGCCGGGGCCACCTGTGTGCTGGCCGAAGGCGGGTCGCCGGAGGCCACCGGCGAGGCGGTGCGGGCCGTCCGGCCCGACCTGGTGCTGGCCCCGGCCGGTACGCCCTGCGTGCCGCCCTGGTGGCCGGAGGCCCGCTGCCACTGGTCGGGCCCGACCGGGAGCACCTGGCACGCCTGGGGCACCACGGAGCAGGCCGCCGGGACCGGTGGGAGGGTGGCCACCCCGGCGAGCGCACCGGTGACCGGCGGGGCCCCGGCGGAGGCGGCCCTGGTCGTGTCGGCCTCGCCGGACGGCACCGGGGTGGTGTGGCGCGGCCAGCAACTCGCCTGGCTCGCCGGCGGCTGCGGGCTGCCCCGGCTGGGTTGCGGCGACCGGCTCCTGCCGTTGGCGCCGCTGGATGCGACGACGACCCTGGTGGTGGCGTTGCGCGCGTTGCTCACCGGGGCGGAGCTGGCGTTGCCCGCCGACGGCGACCGGTCGTCGGCCACCGGGCCGGTCCCGGCCCGGTGGCGGTTGCGCGTCGAACGGGCCGACGGATCGGTCGACGAGATCCAGGTGTTCGGCTTCGCCGAGACCACGATGCTGGCTGCGACCGTGGACCCGGCGACCGGTGAGCTGACGCCGTTGCCGCAGACCCGGGGGTGCGTGCTGGACGGGCACCTCGCGTCGGTCCCCCGGGGACAGGTCGGTGAGCTGTACCTCGCGGGCACCCCGCTGGCCGCCGGCTACCTGGACCGGCCCGAGCTGACCATGGGCCGGTTCCTGCCCGACCCGTCCGGCGCGGCGCCGGGCAGCCTCATGTTCCGCACCGGGTTGCTGGCCCGGCAGGTGGCGGAGCAGCGGTTCAGCCTGGTCGGACCGGCCAGCACCGGGAGCTGACCGGACGGCCCATCCGACCAGCGGCGTGTCGCGGCAACAACATCATGATCGCCGGGCGCCGGCCGGTGGGGTGGGTGTCTGTTGTGTCCGGTGGGTGGATGGTGGATGCGTCCGGGATGGATTGTTTCGTTCGTCGGTGAAGTGTATTTCCGGCCAGGTTGGGGTGGCGGGTTCCACTCGCATCTGGCCGTTGGCCTGCGCTTACGTCCGACTCGGTCGCGGCTGTCCCAGGATGCGGTACCTGGCTTTTTGGCTACTTGTGCTGCGTACCGACGACGGTCATTATGAGTTCGTTCCGGGATGCGGCATTGCACATTCATCCGACGTGGTGGTGTTTTTGCAGGTCAACTGCAGTGTCGTGGCCCGGAACGGATCGACCAGCCAATCAGTCGGAGCTATTTTACGAACGTGTTTCCGGCGCATGGCCTCGATGCGTCGGGGCTGGTCGGTGCCATGGTGGTACGGCCGCAGGCGCGGTGCCGC
Above is a window of Micromonospora yangpuensis DNA encoding:
- a CDS encoding UbiA prenyltransferase family protein — protein: MTVLVDPPTLGGSTLTNPVSRTGAVGVTGATAARTAVTGATTDRTPLRDLVTLIRPHQWAKNLLVVPLVLIDSPRLGLDLLGRVAWAVLLFIMVSALVYVWNDVYDRHRDRAHPTKRHRPVASGRVSVPAAYTFGGLIGVALVAAVSFGPAFPWWPLAVYLALNVAYSRGLKHVPLLDVLVVAGGFLLRITQGYLAAQVAVSSWLLISVFALCLLLILGKRRHEMAVGGSSHRPALAGYSVQYLDLLIVLCAAVTVSGFLGHVQATVPTPYQALALVGSMPFAMFAMARYLQVVVVDGDGGEPTRVLLRDRAMLVNSLLWGVLLGGTLLVSQYPAVLDLVP
- a CDS encoding NAD-dependent epimerase/dehydratase family protein, coding for MNNVSAKTVVVTGGSGMLGGHLVQALADDGWRVRSLDVRQPIEPVPGVDYLVADVRDTAGVGAAVAGADAVVHTAAALPSYPEDEIRSIIVGGTETVLAAAERAGAERVVHVSSTAVYGLPKVVPTTERYPREPVDPYSRAKAGAEEVAERFRERGLLVPMLRPKTFLGPGRMGLFSMLFEWAEEGRNFPVLGRGDVRIQMLAIDDLVDAVRTVLRAPDTVANDTFNIAADRFGTIREDFQAVLDAAGHGKRVVSVPARPAVAALELLQRLKLSPVYGRLIHKLLADSYVSVEKARDVLGWTPRLSNQDAILRTYRWWQSSHRTAAPTSAGRTSRDPWKQGALGLAKAVF
- a CDS encoding aspartate aminotransferase family protein, encoding MTSFGFGRELADHAQGAYIHTRDGRAILDFTGGVGVLSHGHNHPRILAARQRFQARQRMEVHKTYFSPYLAALSHNLAEVLPGDLDMSFLPNSGAEAVEGAVKLAYKYHGGRRNTILRSDISFHGKLLGSGSLTGSAQNHFAFPGIPGVVSFGYDDLASVRAAVDASRDRRGRSDVYALLIEPFSASTMRWCSEEFLRGVRELCTREEIVLIFDEIYTGWGKTGSMFYFMRYPGLIPDVVTTSKSFGGGKSSISAYVARRPIFHKAYESFNDALLQSTSTTYYGFGEETATAIEAINVAVEEDFPARARDIERILAPGLARIAKEHPDAVSEVRGAGALWGVFLNAPRALDAVAKLAPAGLARDPQFGTKLVTCAVVNALYRDHDIYTYYTLNGKNPLVVGPPLVVDPVDVERFVDRLDQTLAQGLPRLVSRFVKEKVSSLW
- a CDS encoding lysylphosphatidylglycerol synthase transmembrane domain-containing protein, encoding MNAPGGPGTAPATNAGGRDAGPTAEATNAPGGPGGRHRWRRVLRPVLTVAFVAAVVGGVTVALRGQQWSALGRLLRPETAGWLFAALVVTAVGLLCGTRAWTLTLAALGAPVPTGAGIRMFFVGFLGKFVPGRLWGLLAQLRLGEQAGVSRVRMAGTYLVNLVVVMLTGGAVGLLVAPAVLGTGLAWLLVPVALLAVLVVRPGVIDTLVALAARVTRRPPPATLTRPADVRRSIGYQSLSWVLSGVHLWVLAVLLGAEAGTALPVAVGAFALATTAGTLALFVPDGAGVREVIVVAALATVLPLPAAVTAAIASRVLTTLAEILTAGTALAAVALRERATRPATARLTPTPTTS
- a CDS encoding glycosyltransferase family 2 protein, with translation MAADEQTVSVIVPNYNYEKTLGACLDAVFAQTHRPYEVIVVDDGSTDRSREIAARYPCRIVAGGGNKGVSAARNIGAREATGEILFFVDSDVALRPDAIANALAVLAADPECGCVHGTYDTRPLYDDGPIEHYKVLHAHWWRRRSVGRVSTAVFALAAVRRSVFAAAGRFHEGLRDAEDVEYSDRLVRVAGIRLTDTVVGRHDDCAGFRAMLREQYRRSLPLAAFAGSHRMRAGSVAVNPALGVLVAPLVLLSLPLGLVHPALWAVPVVCFGLFLLADPGLLPFVRRERGSAFLAYFVGVHLVAQLAIVAGAAVGLLTRLRGTATPQPLSLAEARR
- a CDS encoding DUF1178 family protein, with amino-acid sequence MTTTQLRPAVTTAPGPVRPVDARPSVAASGTGLAPPEPATSPTPPRSLPTRWRAGLRRARRFLLSTADDCPPMLLRLTQRN
- a CDS encoding AfsR/SARP family transcriptional regulator — translated: MSYHAESSTAELFGGFQITIHGNPVTNWRAGRSRALVQYLLLHVGRPVSRDTLREALWPHLPPSAGTTSVKAAVHGARRALGGPAGRPTPVQICSVDGGYLLRADELRIDVTTFGRWIANAEAAVAAGNHAAAAEHFHRAVAVYQGPLLPTQDAQWVVTEREWCRTRALQALRYLSDLALTTGDWWTAIHWNRRAIDVDPYDPVAFAVLTDCHHRLGLTSQALRWDDLARGRLAEV
- a CDS encoding UbiA family prenyltransferase, whose protein sequence is MTYSVNGLDRYFRVDGPVRPAVPALAAIAQGGGQVVASWREARPVVQVIFQLRFFAGAAVAAPHAVVTRPGALLLGSLAWLCATWFVYLLNGLNDQVEDRRNGSHRPLATGALPTAAARRIAVGLAAAALLLGAAVSLRLAGLVAVMLLLGWLYSAGPRPQKGNMLGFVLVVAAGGVVTYLAGSAAAGGLFEPELVVLMLAMSMWMALAGTTKDLSDVAGDRAAGRRTLPVLLGDHGARRLMAALVALAGGVLLIGALLVTPTLAAPAAVLTVGATAVVGCLLAGTGATDRRRQRRPYRIFMVSQYAVHLTVLSQFVN
- a CDS encoding sensor histidine kinase; protein product: MSSTAREIVAAFQDSLRRQGNELVTGPEVVAQLAIQVQSVLDDIEARLSGADATSVELVGESRLFNVDIGADRARRGIHPVQSLRAATTLFEVMLRILTRDLPPTDSAAALRLSRALHEAIMARVALASLSYVGFLMEKLQASRQEERTRIARELHDRVLHEMGLTLHRLDLHRHYADRDPAQARAKVDAAIESLDEALRTVRTLSAELRRSVGEYGLERTLRAYLEANAPTSVQFSVTTTGDVKALPPDVSEELYLIMREAARNALRHADPGRLELSIDVGDDAVAAAVVDDGAGFDTGDPDRARGGLPSMYERALLLHGVLTLTSAPGSGTRVEVRIPFSEAGL
- a CDS encoding response regulator, which translates into the protein MSIPVRSQIRVCLADDHNLLRDGIREMLSTEPEFAVVGEASSGPEALAMVARLRPEVLLLDVEMPGPGARAVIRQARQVAPETRVIVLTMHDDPDMVHELLEAGAVAYLLKTILRDDLIAAVRSVVRRPSQSVLLAVSRETVERLDRQKPRTTGTPLTARELEVLRLIAEAMSNAQIASRLFITEATVKRHLTNIYAKLHAVSRVDAIRKATAARLIKPMDDHPTVF